The nucleotide sequence CATCTTCTCTGTCTGCTTTATTAAATCGAATAGGTAAATTATAGTCTTCACGATCACTAGTATTGTTAAGTTCATATTTACGATTGTATCCTATGGTTGGTAAATCTGAATTATTGAAAAATGTTCCATTATTATTAATATTCACATTAGAGTTTCCCAATTCAAAACCTTTAGTGGTAAAGCTTTGCTTGAAATACATTTTTACAGAATCCCCAGACTTTAAAGCTGTATTTAGATTGAAAATGTAATAATCAAACTTTTTATATTGATTATCTAACATTGCTCCACCTTCAAAAGCTATGCTATCAATCATGGCATTCTCTTCAATAAGTTTTTGAATGTGAATGGATTTGATGTCTTCCGAATTGGTGTTTTTCAATATGTAATAGCCTTCAACTTTATAATCTCTAGTTTCAGGATACAGTTCTAATTGTAAGTTCACATCTATTAACTTAGGTTGTGGTATATATTCAAATTGCTTAAGCTCTTTTTCATATGCAACTCTAAAGTCAGTCGCATCTGAGTTAGTCCAATAGGTGTTTAAAATATTGGTATTGTAAAAGATAAAACTTCCAATAGTTATAAATGCTAAACAAACAACACTGACGAGTTTAAAAAGTGGCTTGCTTAACCTGTATTTGCTTGCTCTAAGACGCTTTACCAAGTTAGTTTCTGTACCTCGAACGATTACTAAAGATCCTATGATTAGCAATAGCATTCCGAAGAGAAACCAATACGATTTAATCCATAGATATGGTTTTAGAAAATGACCGTAACCATTCATATCTGAATATGCTCCTAAAGCGCTTCCACCGAAAAAGTATAAATCGTGATCAAACCCAAATAAGCCTAAAGCTATATTGACAGCAAAGAATATAATTACCAACATAACACCAACAAACTTATGATTAACAACAGATTGAATAAAAAATGCAACACAGGTATATAATGCTAAAAATGGTAAAATTTCTAGAAAGAATCCATTAAAGTAAACTTGAAATTTATATTCATAATAACCATTTACTGTTTGGAATATAATTCCTGAACCAATTAAAGCAAGCATTAAAACTACATAGATTAAGTTCAATCCAATAAACTTACCTAACAGCTTTATAAAGCTTGACATTGGTGTAGTATCATAAATAAGATCTAGTTTTGCAACTCGCTCTTTCCATACCAATTCTCCTGAATAAAATACTAAAAGGATAAGAAAGAAATACATGGAAGTTTCTTTAAGTTCTTCTACAATAAAATATGTAGCTGGATAACTATCCACTCCATATACAGTTCCTAGATTTACAGAATTAATAAGAATGATAATCATTCCACAAATAACAATTCCCCAAAAAGATGATTGCTTGCAAATACTTATGAAATAGAACCAAGAAAATTGTTTTAATTGGTTCCATTTAGATAGTAAACCATATTGCTTTTTAGCTTCAGGTATCACTACATTATCCTTTGCATTTGTATATTTAATAGCTAACGCTTGCTTTCTTTTAGATCGCTTTTCTTTAACCACATTAAAGTTGAATTTTTTATAACCATATAGCAACGCAACTATCCCAATAGACAACCAAAACAATTTGTTATACATAAGTGCTCCTATAAAAGGAATACTCTGTGTACTCTTTTCTAAAACTGACCAAGACTTTGTAACAAAAGTTGTTGTTGTCAATGAAAATGGATCTAGAATGGCTTGCCAAAACTCATTGGTAATAGATTTGGTTAGCATAAACAGAACAAATAAAAAGATGCCTTGTGTATATACGACAACTAGATTTCTGCTTAACGCTCCAGTGACAAAAAAGAGTGCTGCTCCAAAAAATAAGGTTGGCAAGGTTATCATTATAAATGTCTTTACATAAACCATGACATTAAATGCTAAAAAGTCTTCTGGATTTTGCCATGGCATAAATTCACCTAATATCATACCAAATAAAATGCCTGTAAATGCAAATAGTAACACAGTAAACGACCCTAAAAATCGACCTAATAAATAGTCTTTTTTGTTGATTGTCGTAGTAAACATCAATGACTCTATATTGTATTCAAAATCTCTTAACACAGAAACTCCCATAATCATAGAGGCTAAAATCATAAATATACCAGTAATTGCTCCCATCGTTTTTGCAATTACTATGGGTGAATTTTTTTTCATGAGCCCCATTTCTGAACCTTGAAAAATAAAGTCTACTCCAACAATTGAAAATAAAAAGAGAAACAGAAAGAACACATACGTGTCTGGTCGTTTAATTCGATATTGTAATTCGAATTTAAAAATAGCATACCACATAATTAGTTAGATTTAGAGTTATCATTATTAAAAATTTCTGAGAAATACACATCTTCTAATTCTGTATTAATAAGAGAAAAGCCATCTCCTGGATTCACATCACTTAAGACATGAATGGTTGGTTTTCCAAGAAATAGCTTTTCACTAATGACTTTATAATTTTGTTTATAAGCCTTTAATTCTTGCTTATGTATTGTTTTTTTATAGACTTTACCTTTTAGGTCTTCCAGTATTTGTAACGGATTTCCTTTTAAGCTAACTTCTCCTTGATTAATGATTGCCATATTTGTGCAAAGCTCCTTAACATCATCAACAATATGTGTAGATAAGATCACAACTGTATGCTCTCCTAATTCACTTAAAATATTATAAAATCGATTTCTCTCTACAGGATCCAACCCAGCAGTTGGTTCATCTACAATAAGTAATTTCGGATTATTAAGTAAGGCTTGTGCAATACCAAAGCGTTGCTTCATTCCACCAGAATAGCCTTTAAGATTTTGTTGTCGCACATCGTACAAATTAGTTTTATGCAACAATGCATCTACTAAATCTTTACGCTCACCTTTATGAGTAATTCCTTTTAGAACAGCAAAATGATTGAGTAATACTTCGGCAGAGATTTTAGGATACAAACCAAACTGTTGTGGTAAATAACCTAATACCTGACGCAATTCATTTTTTTGTTTTAATACGTCTATATCTCCAAGCGTAATAGATCCAGTATCTGCTTCTTGTAATGTTGCAATGGTTCTCATCAAAGTAGATTTTCCAGCGCCATTTGGTCCTAGTAAACCAAACATTCCTATTGGAATTTCTAAAGAAATGTTTTGCAATGCCTTAACACCATTAGAATAGGTTTTTGATAGATTGTTAATAATGAGTTCCATAATTGTTCGTTTTTTGAGTTACTATTTGACGCAAACTTATGCGTGTTTTCAACCTGACAAAAATGTTAGTGACACGAATAGATATATATGGGACAAACAGATTAAATTGATTTACAAAGGATGCTTAAATCACTTTTACATTAGTTTATCACGAATTACATATTGTTTATCAACTAATTTGTGCAAGGTGTTTTATTTAATTAATATTGACTTATGAAGTTTAAAATAACCGATAGAAAAAAGAAAATTATAAAGCGCATTTATAGAATAGCACTTATTCTTATTGGTATAATCATTATCATTTTCAATGACACCTTTGGTAAGCTTGAAGGGTTTGCAGAGTTTATACTTTTCTATTTTCTAATTTTAATTGCCACTATTTGTCATTGGCTTTTTATTCAAATCAAATCAATTATTCGATTAAAAAATGAAAAGTCTCAAACCGAACTCATGCACTTAAAAAATCAGGTAAATCCTCACTTCTTTTTTAACATGCTTAATAACCTTTATGGATTGGTTGAAAAAGACTCTAAAAAAGCACAAGAATTAATTTTAAAGCTTTCTGATATGATGCGCTATAGTATTTATGAAGGTCAAAATGAAACTGTATTATTATCTGAAGAAATAAGCTATCTACAGAATTATATTGAGCTTCATAAAATGCGCTATCATAAAGTTATTGATATGCAATTCAATATTGAAACAAAGGATAATGATTATGAAATAATGCCGCTACTTTTTATTATTCTTTTAGAAAATGCATTTAAACATGGTGTCGAAAATTTAAGAGATAATGCTTATGTGCATATTAATTTAGTAGCACACAATAATGAAGTGAAATTTGAAATTGAAAATAACTTTGATGCTATAGAAGATAATCAAGAATCTGGGATAGGTTTAAGAAACCTAAAACGAAGATTAGAGTTAGTGTATCCAAAAAATCATACTTTAACAATTACAAAAACTGATAATACCTATAACGCTAAATTGAATATTAATGGATTATGATTAAATATCTCATTATTGATGACGAACATATTGCACATGATATCATAAAAAAGTATTGTGATATGTTACCAAATTTAGAATTCAAAGCAGATTGCTATGATGCTATTGAAGCCATTGACTATTTAAGCGAGTATGATATTGATCTCATCTTTTTAGATTTAAATATGCCCAAGCTAAAAGGTTTTGAATTTTTAAAAACCTTATCCAATCCTCCGAAAGTTATTGTAACTACAGCATATAGTGAGTTTGCTTTGGAAGGCTACGAGCTAAATATTGTAGATTATTTATTAAAGCCATTTAGTTTTGAACGTTTTTTAAGTGCTATTAATAAAGTAACATCTTCAAAGACTAGCACATTAAAAAAAGAAAATAATGCAAACCTAAAACCTGAAGAAAAGTATATTTTTTTAAAGCAAAACAATAGTCATATTCAAGTAGATTTAGATACTATCTTATTTATTGAAGCCTCTGGTAATTATACCAAAATTATTACGAGTGATAATACCATAAGTATTCGTGAAAAAATATCTGATACTATACAATTGCTTTCTGATAATGATATTCTACAAGTTCATAAATCTTTTGCCATTGCAAAAATGCATATAAACAGTATTGAAGGTAATAGGATTTATATAGGAGATTATGTTATACCTATTGGCAAACTTTATAAGGCTAATGTCAATAAGCTTTTAACGTAGATTTGAATTGAGTATTGCTTTTTCATTCCACACACATTATGCTTTCTTCCTATGCTTCGACTTCGCCCAGCACAGGCTAGTCGCATAAAAAGTGTTTATTCACAAAGTTAATATTGTTTTAGAGGAGTTCATGAATCTCGTAAACTCGATTTCATTAACATCGTAGAAGAAATTTTTTAGAATAAATTTTTTCAAAAACAGTAGTAACAACTTTCGCTTTTAACCAAAGCTCAAGTTACATAACACGAGAACATTATATTAAAACAACATTGAGTTATAAATTCGATGTGTGTTACTATTTAGCTATAATTCTCTATTATGTAAAATATCCCAGAAACATCTGTTTTCATTAGAATAATTAGAATTTGGGTCATTAAACTGTTAAGCGGTTTGTTTCGCAGAGTTTATAAAACATTTGTATCTATAATTAAACGTTACATAAAATAGCTTCTTAACGACTTATATAGTGAGATATTGTTTTATTGGAATTATTACTTTACAAAGGCTGGGATAATAATCTCAGAAATTTGAGTCATTATTTTATCTTCTCCATCATGACCTGAAATTACAATAGTTAAATCAAGTTCTTCTATCACTATTACACGTTGTCCACCACCTCCCCAAGCAAATGCAGTATCATAACTTTTGTCACCTATCTTTACGAGTGTTTGGTACCAAAAATAGCCGTAACGATAGTCTTTAGGCATCCAATCTTGAGTAGGTTTCACAATTCCACTGGTGGCTTTGGCAAGATATTCTACAGAAATAAGCTGTTCGCCATTTAATTTACCCTTATTGAGAACCAAATTACCCAATTTGAGCATGTCGCGAGACAAGATACTTACACGCCACCCAGCTTCTGGAAAGCCGCTAATATGATTTGACCATTTATATTCTGTAATACCAAGTTTGTCAAGTAGCTCAGTTTTAATAAAGTTCTCAGCTGTTCCAGGGACAACGGCGTCAATGACCGTCATCACCAACATCGGATTAAAATTACCATATAAATACGTCTGAGACTCTTGGGTTATAGGTCCGCTTTGCTCCAGAAGCGTCTGAACCAGCCCCTGGCCTTTTAGTCGAACCGAATCTTTCTCAATGTCTTTCCATTTATCGTTATCTATAGTCAATCCTCCGTGCATGGTCAATGCCTTATGAAGTGTGATGCTTTCGGCACCTTTGGTGATTTTTTTTGGATCAACATCTTTTAGAAAACTAATCAAAGGTTTGTCTAAATCTTCCATGGATAGGTAACCCATTTGAATAGCTCTACCCAAAACCAAACTGGTATAAGCTTTTACTGCTGATGCTTGTCCATGAGGCAAGTTGATACGACCTTTTTTATAATAGGATTCAAAAACTAATTTGTTTTTGTGTGAAATGAGTACCGCATCATAGCTTCCATGTTTACCATCAAAAATCTCTTTTGACAGGTTGAGAATGGCCTTTTGATCATTGCTGTTTACCGATAATGTATCAACTAATATACCGTCGTTTCTGTCCTCTGGCGTTGTAGTGACAAATGCATTATTGAGATGCGGCATATCCCAGAATGAGACATCATAGTTTTCACTAGCCACAGGATTCATCAAGGATGACAACCAAGCGACACTACGAACTGCTGACATAGGAAATGCAGTTCCATGATTACCATGAATCACTTCTTTTAATACGGCTAAACCGTCATCTCTTCTATCCTTTAATAATTTAACAAACGCATCGATAGGTTCCACCATGTTTTCTTCTAATGAACCATGTGAAATGAATACATTGGCCTCCAGACTCGAGCTTCTATTTGAGGCCTCATAAGGTCCAAATTTAGTATTAAGTTCAGATAAATAATCAACTTCATCTTTAATCGTTGGACTACCAATAATGTAATTGTTAAAGGTATTAGGTTGCGTCATTAGTATATATGCACCAAATTCACCACTCAGTGAATACCCAAAATACGAGCGACTGTTTGGATTGGTTCTATAGGTATTATCGACATATTTAATGACATCATTGCGAATAAAGTCTAAATGTGTTTTGGCTTGACCCATTTGGTATTTTGCTTGAATTTCTGGCTTGCTGTGTTTGCTTATTGAGTAATCTCGAAACCGGCTAACATGCGCTCCTCTCTCTTTTTTTAGGTCTTCATTGATATCTAATTGCCAGGAAATTCCAACTAGAATTATATCTTCTAATATGTATTCTGTTGCCCCAGATAACATTTCGAGATGCCACATAGCATCTGTATAATAAAGAACAGGATAGGTTTTATTAGTATTCTCAGAATAATCTTCTGGCAATTCTATATAAAGCTCGTAGTTTCTTTCGGTCTTAGTATCTTTTATTGGGACGACCTGAATTTGTGGTAATACCAAGGAAGTTCCTTCTCCATTTGATGTGAACTCTTTTTCATTGCTTTCTTGTGCAAAGGCAGTGTTTAGCGATATAGCAAATGCCACTATTAGTAATTTAGTAATTTTCATGTTTTGTTATTTGTGTTTGCAATTTATAATTCCAACCCGCCAGCTAGCTCGTTTACTCTTTTCTATAAGTTCCGACCTATTTTGGTCTAAGTTTTTCAATAACTTCTGTGCTTACCCAATAGATATCTGCCAACCCAGGCTCAATATTTCTTTCGTCTCTGCCAAAAAACAAATACTTTCCATCTGGACTGATTCTTGGAGCCTTTTCATTAAGGATAGTGTTTATAGAATTTCCAAGATTTATTGGTTTTGTCCACGTTTCGTCTTTCTCTTTGAAATAAACATACATATCATTATCCTTTCTTCCATCTTCTTCGTTGTTCCGTTCAGTTACGATCAGGTAATCTTGAGATGGGGAAATGAAAGCATGATGACCAAATTCAATGTCAACTTCCCGTGCTTCGGGAAATTCGCCATTTTTATTGGGTGCATGATACATTTTGAATTTTGACAAATTGAAATAATAAAGGTCACCATTTTTGGCCTGATTAGGAAAAAACACAAGATCGTCGTTCACAGGTGAGTCGAGCAGCATTGCATCACTCCAAGAATCTTCTAAACGGTTTACATACCAGATTTTTTCATCTGCAAAAGCAGAGTCCATAGCTGTGAAATAAATCCTTTCACCATCAGGGCTAACAAATGGATGAAATTCTTCCTTTTTTTTCCCATTAGTAAAACCCACTCTTTTTATGGGAGTCCATTTATCATCTTCGAGTTTTGAGAAATAGATAGATGTTATCTCGGCTTCGTTTTTAGCTGCAAAATACATTTCAGTCAATTCAGGAGAAAACGAAACCGTGCCTTCAAACCTTCCATCAATTGAAACGATACCAGGTGCAAACAATTGAGGAATTAAATCTGGTGGTTTTTGATCAAAATAAAAACTTTCTTCTATTGAAGAGCCATCCTCTTTTGCGCTCGATTTTTCAGTTTTGCAAGCAATTAAAAATAATATCGATACTAGTACTGAGAATTTAATTATGTGGTTTTTCATTTCCTAATTTATTTTAGTTACTACCAACTCACCTATTGGTTATTTCATTCAAGATCAAACAGTCCAGATTTGGAAAGCTGTCGAGAAATGACATGAAGTTGATTGCTTTCCCGATCTGTATTGGCAGTTCCGAAAAATGCAATAACCAAATCTTTCGAAGGTGAGATATAAAGGCCTTGACCTCCATGTGCTCCTTTGTAAAAATCGCCATCATCGAATACGGCACCCCATTGATAACTGCTATATATCGTTTCTTTAAAATTCCGTGACATCGCCCTGAGGTTTATATTTACATTTCGGATTTTAGATAAGTGCGCATCAGAAATTATTGGATTGGCGCTCTTTCTTCCACTAGGTGTAAAAGCAAGACCAAATCTAGCAAGGTCTCGAAGTGTTGTTGACATGCCATCGGCATATGAAATAGAGGTCCCATTTTTATTGAATCCTAAAAGGGCACTATGTTCTGAACCTATCTTTCTCCATATTTCCTGTTCTACAAAATCGCGGAAGGTAAGACCACTAATTTTTTCAACTAGTAATGTTAATACCATAGCATCGGCATTCGACCATTGGAACTCCGTTCCTGATGGCTTAGCAGACTTTGCTTTAGCTAAATCTTTAATGGGGTCAAAACTTACCTCATAGTTCTCTAATGGGATGCGATCAATTCCGGAACTCATAGAAAGTATATCTAGTACTGAAACACCTTCCCAACCAGAATTTTTAAGGGCATCAAAGTAGTAATCTATAGGTTTGCTAGTATCGATTAAATGGCGATCCTCCAAAATAGCAATGGATGTACTAACAAAAACTTGGGTTATTACCATATTAATATGCAAATCGGTAGGAAACATTCTCGGATAGCCTTCAAAGACGATGTTGCCTTTATGAATTATAATTAACCCATTAACTTCTACTTGCTGTGCATAGTCGTTTAATGATAGTCCACCACCTTTTTTTAAATCTGTCGTGGTTATAAAATGTTTCACATCATCTCTTGGCGTTTCTTCAAGGATTTTTGGTGTATTTGACCTAAGTATGCGCGAGTGTTCCTTTATTTCGGAGAAGTTTAAATAATAATATCGTTCCAGATCACCATATTCGGTCCAATTGCCTCCTTCAAAAATGCGTTTATGGAATCCATAAATCTCTTCTTTTGTAAATCCAGAATAATTATACGTTTCATATTTTGGAGGTGCAATGCTTAAGGTATCGGAGTCATTTTTTGGATCGTTTTTACAGGCTAGAAAAAGAAGTATTAAAAGTAGTAGTCCTGTTATGTTTTTCATTATTTTCATAGTTTATAAAAGTTCGACACCATAATTAAATGTTGTATAAAAATATAGCATAATACATGCTTAAGACCTTAAATAGGACAAACCCAACAAATAAATGATAAAACCATTTCGTCATTGATATAACCCTTTTGTAAGAAATTAAAGAATATTGTTTTTGTAGATATTATCTTTATCAGATATTTAATAAAAGAGTTTATGATTAAAAAGACTTTTAAGGATACCATACTCCTTAACATAGGAGCTTTTGTATTGGTGCTCATCCTTGAACTATTAAGTGGATGGATGAGCATAGATCGATATGATTCACCTTTTTCTTTTTTTTTATGGGCACTTAAATATGCCATTAATATTATGGCAGTTATATGGGTAAATCATTTTGTTCTTATTCCTTATTTTTTTGATAAGAAAAGATATTTTATATACGGACTCTTGGTTATTGGGAGTATATTTCTTGTGGCATATTTAGAAGCTTATGCTAACAACAGTTGGCCTGGTGTTACTAAAACTTTTTTATTTCATTTTTATACTACAGGTACTGGAATGGCTGCCTTTTTTTTAAGAAGAAATATAATCATCCAAAGAGAAAATGCTGAGAAAGAAAATTTACAAAAGGAGATGGAGCTTACCTATTTAAAGGAGCAGGTGAATCCTCATTTTTTATTTAACTCCTTAAATAGTATTTATTCACTTGCCAGACAACAATCGCCAGAAACTCCAGATCTTGTCATGCAACTCTCAGAATTAATGAGATATCAATTAGAGAGTTCTAAAAAAGATACTGTTTTATTAAAAGAAGAGATTGAGTTTATAGAAAATTATTTGTTACTTGAAGAAAAAAGACTAAGTAAACGTTGTACTATTGAATTTTTAATTGGAGGAGATCTGTCGGAGTTAAGAATTGCTCCAATGTTACTCATCCCATTTATTGAAAATGCTGTTAAACATGGCGCTCAAAGCACTAACGAGCAGAGTACCATTGATATTTCTGTCTCTATAAAAAATTCTGTCCTTCATTTTTATGTAGATAATTCGAAGCCTCCCATGGTCTCTACATCTAAAAGAAAAGGTCTCGGTCTTGAAAATGTAAAAAGGCGTTTAAACCTTTTATATCCTAATTCTCACGCATTAAAAATTGAGGATACCGAAGAAGGTTATCATGTGAATTTATCAATAGATTTTAAAGTTTCAAAATTAAAAAATACAGTTAATGATTAAAGTAGGTATTGTAGATGATGAAATATTAGCGCGTAAAGTGCTAGAGGAGTATTGTTCTAAAATTGACAACTTAGAAATAGTACTAAGTACAGGGAATCCGCTTGAATTTATCAATTTCGCTCAACAAAATAATGTTGATCTCATCTTTCTAGATATTGAAATGCCCGAACTTAATGGTATGGAAATTTTACGCTCTATGATAAAACCACCTAAGGTTATTTTAACTACAGCTTATTCTGAATATGCATTGGAAAGTTATAATTACAGTGTTGTAGATTATTTATTAAAACCTATAAAAATTGAGCGCTTTTTAAAAGCCATCAACAAAGTGTCAGCTTCAAAAATAGCACAGCCAAAAAAAAATAGTAGCACTGATGAACTTCAAATAAAACATGACGGCATACCTGTGAATATCTCATTTAAGTCCATTCTGTATATTCAAAGTTTTGGAAATTATTTGAAAATTTTTACAGATTCAAGAATGTACCTTATATCTGAAACACTAATTAATATCACTACATTATTATCTGAAAATTTCCAACGCACACATAAATCATACATTGTCAATTTAAATAGAGTTTCAGAAGCAAGCAGAACACATTTGTTAATTGAAAACAAAAAAGTGCCAGTAAGTGCTATGTATAAGGTAATTGTATTTGAAAAATTGGAAGCATAAGCGAAATTATAAAATAGTTAATTTCCATTCTACATACCCTTTTTCCCTCCTACACTTCTACTTCACACACAGGCCATTATAGTATATTTCAACTATTTTATTTATCTTGTGGATAAAGCAATATTTAGGAAAGACAGCGCGCTGGCCAATGTGCATTCATTTCTATATCGCTATAATTCCATATTATGTAAATATCCTAGAAACATTCATTTTCTTATTAATAATTAGAGCTTGGTTCATTAAAATTTAATTACCCGATTCTCATGGGTTTTGATTTTTAAATTATATCAAAGACATCGTATTCATAGCACAATGCGCAATAATAACTGGCCATAGATTACGATCTAACTTCACGTAAGCGATTCCCATAATAATTCCGATTAAAGCTACAGAAATTGATCGTTCAGAGATATCATATGAATGTCTAAATCCCCAAATGCAAGCTTGAATTATTATGGCAATTACGGTTTTAAATTTTACATTTGAGAATAAGCCCTCAACCCAAGTGATTAGGAATCCGCGTTCTAATAATTCTTCTAAAGCAGATTGTAACCATACAAAAATGATAATCGAAAAGACATAGCCATAATCGCCATTACTCAAAGAATACCCTTTAATTGTACCTTTAGCAGCCTCACTACTTTCTTTAACTACAGCAAATTGATCTTGTATAATATTAAAAATAAGAAACGTTGCTATAACAGTAACAAAAATTATTACCGAACTTAATAGTGCTTTTTTTATGTTTTTGGGACGAGATAAACCTAAAATTTTCCAGGTTACACCTCGTCTTTTCATCATCCAAGTAGCGACTAATAAAGTAGTTCCTGAATATAAAAAACCTGTTACTAAATAATGTGTATTTGGAATGGATGTTTCCCTAATTAAAAACATTATTGCTATGTATGCAACTAAATCAATAAAATAACTTAACCTCAATTCCTTTTTTAGTTCTAACCTCATTTTATAAATCTTTACTTAGTTTTTTCTTAAATCTTTCTAAAGTAGATTGAAAAGAACTTAACAATCTGTGAGAGTGTTTTTTTGCTAACTCAACTGCTTTTTCGTAGTTTTTAAGTGCTAAATCGTATTGCTCATTTTTTTCATAAGCTTCACCTAAACTGTCATACATATTAGCCTCATTAGGAAATAAATGTGCATTTAGCTTAAATAGTTTAATTGCAAATTCTATATCATTTTCTTTAATAAATTCGTATGCAATACTATTCAGTCTTTGTGGGTGTTTTAACGAATAGTTATTTTTTGTAATGTACTCGGTAATATCTTCAAATTGTCTAAAAGCTTTTATCTTGTTTTTATTTTTATATATAAAAAAGCGTAATCTTTCTTTGGGTAATTGATATGCTTTATTATATAAAATATATTCAATATAATGCGCTATGTTTTTGGCTATCATATCGTAATTTGATAGTACAATGATGGTATATTTATCCTTTAAATATCTAGAGAAATACGATGAAAACCCAGGCATTCCTCCGCTATGACCAATAACAAGATTCTCTTGCCTGTTTTCTACCTGAAATGCTAAACCGTAGGTAACTTTTAGTGCTTTGAACATCTTTTTTTTGGAAGCTTCATTAATTAAGCTAGAACCATAAAGCGCTTGGTCAAATTTTAGCATATCTCCTACTGTAGATAGAATTCCTCCATCTGGATATGGAGAGCTACTTAGAAAGTAATTATTCTGATATTTACCTGAAATAGATTTCATATATCCTGTTGCTCTATTTTTAACTACTTCATCACCAAATCTCATTGCTGTGTTTTGCATTTGAGTTGGTTCGAGAATATTTTTAGTTATATATTCAGCATAAGATTGACCCGTAATTTCTTCAATCACTGCACCTAATAATACCATTCCTGAATTTGAATATGCAAATCGTTTACCAGGGATTGTAAACTCCATTTTTTGCTCATAAATAACAGGCAATAAATCATTTATGCTTTTGTATCCATGTCTGTTTGATCGATAATCTGGATGTCTCATATAACTTCCTACGCCTGATGTATGGGATAGTAAATGAAAAATTGTGATTTTATCTCCTAAAGGAAAATCTTTCAAATATTTAATAACAGGATCATTGATATTTAGCATCCCTCTTTCATGCAACTGCATTATAGAAACTCCGGTAAACATTTTCCCCATTGATGCAATGTTAAACTTAGTATCTATGTTGTTTTTTATCCCGTAACTCTTATTTGCATATCCAAAGGCTTTTGCGTAT is from Pontimicrobium sp. SW4 and encodes:
- a CDS encoding histidine kinase translates to MKFKITDRKKKIIKRIYRIALILIGIIIIIFNDTFGKLEGFAEFILFYFLILIATICHWLFIQIKSIIRLKNEKSQTELMHLKNQVNPHFFFNMLNNLYGLVEKDSKKAQELILKLSDMMRYSIYEGQNETVLLSEEISYLQNYIELHKMRYHKVIDMQFNIETKDNDYEIMPLLFIILLENAFKHGVENLRDNAYVHINLVAHNNEVKFEIENNFDAIEDNQESGIGLRNLKRRLELVYPKNHTLTITKTDNTYNAKLNINGL
- a CDS encoding M1 family aminopeptidase; the encoded protein is MWYAIFKFELQYRIKRPDTYVFFLFLFLFSIVGVDFIFQGSEMGLMKKNSPIVIAKTMGAITGIFMILASMIMGVSVLRDFEYNIESLMFTTTINKKDYLLGRFLGSFTVLLFAFTGILFGMILGEFMPWQNPEDFLAFNVMVYVKTFIMITLPTLFFGAALFFVTGALSRNLVVVYTQGIFLFVLFMLTKSITNEFWQAILDPFSLTTTTFVTKSWSVLEKSTQSIPFIGALMYNKLFWLSIGIVALLYGYKKFNFNVVKEKRSKRKQALAIKYTNAKDNVVIPEAKKQYGLLSKWNQLKQFSWFYFISICKQSSFWGIVICGMIIILINSVNLGTVYGVDSYPATYFIVEELKETSMYFFLILLVFYSGELVWKERVAKLDLIYDTTPMSSFIKLLGKFIGLNLIYVVLMLALIGSGIIFQTVNGYYEYKFQVYFNGFFLEILPFLALYTCVAFFIQSVVNHKFVGVMLVIIFFAVNIALGLFGFDHDLYFFGGSALGAYSDMNGYGHFLKPYLWIKSYWFLFGMLLLIIGSLVIVRGTETNLVKRLRASKYRLSKPLFKLVSVVCLAFITIGSFIFYNTNILNTYWTNSDATDFRVAYEKELKQFEYIPQPKLIDVNLQLELYPETRDYKVEGYYILKNTNSEDIKSIHIQKLIEENAMIDSIAFEGGAMLDNQYKKFDYYIFNLNTALKSGDSVKMYFKQSFTTKGFELGNSNVNINNNGTFFNNSDLPTIGYNRKYELNNTSDREDYNLPIRFNKADREDANELINARSGSDSDGIHFEMIIGTSKDQTALVPGNLLRQWTENKRNYFHYKMEIPMINFYSIVSANYEIKKDKWTSNKDSIKKFVDLEIYYHKGHDYNIDRMITSMKASLNYYSKNFNPYQYEQLRIMEFPRYAEFAQSFPGTIPFSEAIGFVLDIDDEKDVDMAFYVTAHEIAHQWFGMQVEAANVKGRLMILETLSQYAAIMVLKQKYSEEKVLQFLETQKEVYTKGKDREAGKEPSLALVENQDYVYYAKGAINMYEFQKAIGEERVNKALKCFLEDWNTIDGSLKLKTDRYATTQDLLGYFREVTPDSLQYLITDLFEKVKPLLEE
- a CDS encoding response regulator transcription factor, which translates into the protein MIKYLIIDDEHIAHDIIKKYCDMLPNLEFKADCYDAIEAIDYLSEYDIDLIFLDLNMPKLKGFEFLKTLSNPPKVIVTTAYSEFALEGYELNIVDYLLKPFSFERFLSAINKVTSSKTSTLKKENNANLKPEEKYIFLKQNNSHIQVDLDTILFIEASGNYTKIITSDNTISIREKISDTIQLLSDNDILQVHKSFAIAKMHINSIEGNRIYIGDYVIPIGKLYKANVNKLLT
- a CDS encoding ATP-binding cassette domain-containing protein, which gives rise to MELIINNLSKTYSNGVKALQNISLEIPIGMFGLLGPNGAGKSTLMRTIATLQEADTGSITLGDIDVLKQKNELRQVLGYLPQQFGLYPKISAEVLLNHFAVLKGITHKGERKDLVDALLHKTNLYDVRQQNLKGYSGGMKQRFGIAQALLNNPKLLIVDEPTAGLDPVERNRFYNILSELGEHTVVILSTHIVDDVKELCTNMAIINQGEVSLKGNPLQILEDLKGKVYKKTIHKQELKAYKQNYKVISEKLFLGKPTIHVLSDVNPGDGFSLINTELEDVYFSEIFNNDNSKSN